A region of the Ostrinia nubilalis chromosome 21, ilOstNubi1.1, whole genome shotgun sequence genome:
aaattccacgcgaacgaagccgcgggcggaaagctagttgatttataaataatagaAGATTTCAAAGTAGTGATTGAATGAGAGTCACATAGTTTTGTAGACTTATTTGAAGTCACCAGCAAGGTTTCACAAATCCATATGAGAGGATTAAGAAATGGGGGGTGTAACAGGTGAAAGAAAGGACGAGGAATTATGTTACTAATGCGTGAGAGCTATAACGCATGCCTCTCATTAAATTGTattattctaaggctgagttgcaccgtaaccgaactttaaccgtaactataacgataacgggtactttttgtatggagtttgacagagttttgacgtttattaaagtaagatggtgcaaccagcCTAAAAGTCAAATATTTAGTTAAGTTACCATACAAAACAGGAAAGACGAATAttcagatatcacgctccacgTGTTTTTACTAAGACGCAGGATTTTTTgccaactaaagcctggtccgtgagcacgtagaattttgtccaatgaccccaatctacccatccttatcgctcgcgcgtaattatattgctgtcgcgactgtgcgacgggcgcccgcagtgagtgtgcgagcttggggtcattggacaaaattgtacgtgctcacggaccaggctttagtacatAAGCACTAAGCTAGTTTTGAGCTAGAGCTACTTCAAATAACATTGAAACTGGCTGGACGCAATAAAGATGTATAATTATGTTGCAGcgtgggcgcgggcgcggcctaCCGCATGCTGGAGGGCGGCGCGCGCGAGCGCATCGCGCTGCAGCTGTGCGagcgcgccgcgcgccgccgccgccccaccacgccgcgcgccgccacAGACTCCTTCACGCCACTGTGAGTCGCCTAACGTCTTTTGTTTCATTCCTCCCAGAAATTACTAATTCCATTACTAGTAAAATTTCCACGCGCGTTGAAATGTAAAAACATGAAATATACACAATTTTTGTAATTGTGGtcatccattattttgaaaaatataaataaataacttgaaaatatcgaactgcctaaggcgggaattgaacccacgaccttccgcttgccgggcgactgctcttccaactgagctacttacttagtttgagatgcgactcttaacgctaaactTTAAATAACTGGTCAACCATTAGTCTATCATCTCCATAAGTTTGGCACGCTCTTTACGGGACACCATGTATAAGTGCCCCTAGCACTAAACAGAGCTAAAGCAAAGGGGAAGCCCCACATAATTTACTAGCTTTTCCCACAGCTGGAAAGGCATTGTAATTTTATGCATTTTCCTTCCAAAATTACCTTAATATCTAAcaaatattatgaatatttGTTTTTTCACATGTGAAAGGCATCAAACTGTTTTCAGTAAATTAATGTAAGATTTTACTGcaactatagatcgtttcatccacgaagacgcgccccaccaatttttggccgaggtaagcgcggggtgcggggagtttgatccgagcgtcattattgtagtgtgtgtgtgtgcactCATCGATAATTAATTTTgcatgtaccgataacactcaaacattagcggaagaatggtggggcgcgtcttagTGGATGAACCAATCTATAGTGTGCGCGCCTatagcattttttatttatttttaccagTTTCAAAAGTAATTTGCGTAATCTCACTTAACactaggtgcgattgcggtcaaatacctgccttgtcttgcataaaaaaataattaataatcatTCTAACCAAGCTACATCATCAGTTTCAGAACAAACACAGAGCGCCTCGCCAGCATGTCTCCAGCGGCGCGGAAGCTGGCCACCAAGCACCTGCTCTCCCCGCGCCTCAAGCTCACCCCCCACGACGTCGGCATCCACGCGCGAACCCCTACTCCGCGCCGTCCGCTCGTGGCCACGCCCACGCACCACAACGCCACGCCCACTCGCGGCAGTGCCACGCCCAACATGCCCAGCACACACGGCTCCACAGAAAACAACATCACAGATAACCTCCTGCAGATCAACGTGGCTAAACGGACGAGGTTAAAAGCGCAGGACTTCTTCCAATAGCAGATAATAAACGTATTTAAAACAGTTGCTGTTTTCTTTACAACACGTGTCTGAGTGGCCCTTCCCAAATCGAGCCTATGACTGGCAGTCATAAACTGCCGTCATTTTGTCTATGATAACTCCCACACAAAACTTCAATCTAACACGGTTTTCAAGAAAACTAGCTTTGAAACTACAAAAAGCGAAAAACAGGCAGTAACATCGAAAAATTCAGTTGATGTGAtgtataaatacagggtgtaaaataaaaagtaatgtaCTAAAAATTCAAATACTATATTTAGCCCAATCCCAATTTCATTAACAAATTATCAACAATACATTCGTACGTATAGTCATGAATGATTAGCAATTAATAACTTATTccatttacaataataaaaacgaAATATAAAAAGCTATAAATTTAATTcgattgttttatatttaaataattatgataaaacAAATTTTTAAATGTCATGTATGAAAATCTCatgaattaataataaattaaaactcttagataaaaataatataaatattaccGTAATTTTTTACGTATAATAAGCTGttagtttaaattatttttctgaAAAGCTATACATAGTATGGGTAATTCGGCAAGTACAGAACAGCGCATGTAAAATACACTACATAGTCAGGTCACtttaattaaagaaataaaaaatatatttaaatcgAACCAACCTGGTTTGATCTAAACTTTTATTTCAATCGAGTTTAGAGCTTGAGTAAGAATATTATCCATAGAGTACTTAAGTGTCGTTATACGGACCTTAAATTGAGTTCATATCGCAATGTCTCTATAAATTGattacaagaaaataataaaattaaaaaagaagtatagaattaacttttgcaatataaaaataaaacatctaACTTTTGCTCTATCGTatctttacattttttaatttaattattgtttctcAAAAGTTCACTGGCCTAtcaatacaaaattattgttcttTTTGACCAATAATTTCTACGatcctttttattattataacaaattgtTATTAACAATCTATTTTAAAGTAGCGTATGTTAcattaaaacgttaaaatatttttattgctacaTTTCATTTTTAACAATTACCGTTTGCTTGTGGCTGTCTTTTATCTTAAAATAGAACAATACTTcggaaatataataatatagtatTTCTTACCTAGTGACACGACGTTGAAGTTAATCTAAATTACATAAACTTAACACCACTAATTGGTCCATAGAATACAACATAAATAATATCTTAACATTGTACTTACTACTatagtttgattttaatttgaacaGCGGAAGGCCACTTGATCTAATAATTTACTAATGCATAATTCTAAATTCCTTAGCTCTCTATTCATGACCATGTCATCTATTTATCTAAATATTGTGCATTGCTTGTCATTCAATAAAATTACGTGATTAAtgataaaaacatcaaaaatctatgTGCTTATAGCAAATAAGATTCAACAGCTTGCAAGCGCAAAACTACCTTATGCCTAAGCAAACAAGATTCGATAGGCTCCAATTCCTTTGGCACGCCTTCCTAAGCTCGAAATTGTTTTACAGTATAATCTGAACTTGTGATACTCTTATTAGCAAGAATACCTGGTAGAGTTACTACGAAATGAACACTAGTACACTGGAATTATGTCTCATTTTCGAATGAAATTATCAATaaaggtaaataaattaatgccaTAATAATATGGCAAGGTTCTTTACGTAacgtattacattattttacgcAATAAATGCTACTTGTAAAGTGACCATTATAATGGTCAGATATTACTGAAGCCACATTGTCAAATAAACAACAtgcaagttataaaaaaaattaccaccAAATAATGGACCATAGAATCTTGTACCAGGGCTCGTCAACTTTTTTCTTGTTGTAATATTCCGCGTTCGGTATCAAGCTAGTGTCATCAGTCGGGTCCTCCTCGAATATGTTTATCAGAGATGCTTTGATTCCGAATCTGAAGAACGCAAGATATGGAAAGTACTTCATGAGGAATAGACTGTACAAGAAATTCCAGTTGAAGTAAAGTCTGCCTAGATACGTCGTGTATAACACCGCCGCTATGAAGTTGAAGGCTAGTTTGTATTTGCCTCTGAAGCTGAGCCTTTTGAAATGTGGGGCGGAGTCGAGGGAATCGTAGTCCTGGACGTATAAGAGTCTGGGTGGAAGGTCAGGCAGCCCGTCGACGCCTGGTTTTGACATCAACAGCTTAGAATCCACACCTGAAACAAAACAAGTCTTGTAAAATACGTTGTATTCTTTGGTCTATGTCGTCGACGTATTTCGAGTTTGAACGTTTCCAAAGTAGTCGTGGCAATTGCGATTCGCTCACTTAAATCATGGATATCATGTCCATAGGTATACCTAACTTCAGGGGGGCATGCAATTTCCACCATGAAACGACCTTAACATCatcaattttaaaaaactaGTGTTCAGAGTAATAAACATTGAAACCTATTGTAGTTCCGCTGTATACTATAATTAGCAATTATGTTTTGAATAGACGCGCTATTtagtaattattaattattataattattattaattactataCAGCGCGTCtattcaaaacaataaaactcaGAAGTTTTTGTCAATTTTAGATGAACTCGTTTAAATTCTGATTTTACTTACCGGTATCAGGCTGCTTTCCTTTCAAATGTTTCTTCAATTTATCCTGTAGCTTTACACGTTCGTCCTCAGTATAAATGTATCCGGGCACATCAGCCAAGTACCGGCAGAAGTACAAGGTAGCCTCTTCGTCCACCGTAGGGTTGACCGACCACATGCCGTCAAGCATGACTCGCGCCGCGTGCTCGAAGTATTCCGGAACGTTCTCTAAGCACGGCGTGTAGACACGGTCGAGTAACAGCTGGCACACCTCGCGGGTTTCATCAAATGTCTTGCGGCAAATGTTGTATCTGTAAGTGAGAGGCACAGTTTAGAAAAATGAAACTATGTTGCAGaatcttttattttagttttttcttttaaagcACTGAGGACAATACAAGAAGGAAAGGTTGCTCATCTGTAAAGCTGATGAggacattcatcatcatcagatcattgttctccactgcaggagaacGACTCTAAATAACCCGAGGTAAATGTAAGATGAAATGTCCAACATTACTGATCAGAATGTTACTGATCTAAATGCTAATTATTGATATCTTTAAGGAGATTTTATGCTTAGTGAAAAAGACAAACGTAACTCATCTATGTAGGGTTGTTAAGGCAGGCGACTAtgacatcataaataaaaatactctttTGAGTTACCCGCAGTTCCATCCAAGTGATCCATGTTTATCGCGCAATGAGGACTATCTTTTTACACTCGGCAGTTGGCCCCACTGTAGAGCAGGATCTCTTACTAGTGGTGCCAACTGTAACTGTTGAGCATAAATAGTCCTCACTAAATGTCACTCACCTATCTTCCAGCCCGATCATATACCCGATGACGTGCCAGAAGTAGTTGTAGGCCTCCCAGTCGCCCTCCCTTAACTGTCGGATGCCGAGCTTGTCTGGTTTCAGCACGGAGAAGCCGATGAACCCGAACTGCGTGAGCGCCACGTCACGCTGCGACACCACGCCCAGGCCTTTGAGCTTGGCCGCCATGCCCGCGCGCACGTGTCGCGAACGCACCGCGTATAGGGACTTCCATGACCTACAGAATTTACAGAAACAGATTGCTTGGACAAGGTAAAATTATGAACAGTTTTAATTCTAAAATCGATTTTTGGGACGAAGTTGGTTCAAAAGGACGTTCACCACTGGACACTCCCCCACCGATTTCCACAGTGACAGGCTCCATGCTTCCCGCATAGGAGCGGTAACTACATACTAAACGccttgattttgatttgattccaTTTATGGGAAATACAACCCCAATAAgtaacccccatgcaaaatttgagactcatagcacttgtaatttctgagatttcgtgtgagtcagtcagtgacctttcgagataaattgaatttgaaatttttgCTTTATGGATCAATTCTATAAATGAGTATGTATTTGCTATCTTAAATGACCGAGATAAATAGGCGCCATCGCGTGCGCTTTATTTATACAGTTACATAATAGTGAGTCGGttaatttattgataaataaataattttcatggATAGGTATATTATTAACTTATCATAACAATTACGTAATTTACCTACCTTCGTTCCTAGAGTAACAGCATTGAGGAAACCATCATACAATGTCAATATATCAATATGAATGGAATGTTTTTTTGCTGTTTGACCACTGAGCTATAAAGAACCATCCACCAGTAGTAGCTGCTGTAATCCGAGTAGAAGTGACGACAATCGTGGACATAAGCTAGTAGTCAATATTTCCAGTCTACTCACCTAGATCCTGGCTTCAGGTCGTGCTCGAACCACGTGATGGTATGCAGCAGCGTGGACAGGTACCGCTTGTAGGCGGTGTATGTGGAGTTGGAGCGGCGCGTGCTGACCAGGATCTTCAGGATGGAAGGCACCGCGAACACCGCCACAAGTCCCAACAGCATTGATGTGGAGAACGAGTAGCTGTGGTCCCAGTAGAAGCGGCGGCCTCTGGTGACAGTTGTAGAATCTTTTATAGTTTGGCCCAGAACACACcggtttgaaaccggtttgaaatggtcgcgtcatgtgtggtctctcaacggaatctatggcagaaacttagatgcaactcaaaagtaactagaagttgcagtttcgttgcgattgcgtttcaccgtgtgttctgggccttagttgtCAACTAGGAAAAAAGTTACATGTCAAAGTGCTGATTATTCACTAAACACATCTCCTCTAGTATCGTCTCCCCTCCGATTTGGTGGAAACTGGGACTTAAGAGAGCTTTCAGGCAAAGCGGAGACGAGGTGTTATTTGAGAGCGAGATTCTGTCGAATCGAGGGTTCTGGGTTCGATTTGACACCATTAAATAGGGTGGCAGGGCTAGCAAAGTGCCAAGGGCCCCCGACACGACGGGGCCCCGGCCCCCCTCCCGCTATTTCAGGGCGATGGTCCCGGGGCCCCCCTGAAAAAAAACCCTAGAATTTTCCACGGGCCTCGGATGGTAGTTACGCCAGTGGATGAcacgtacctacctaactacttaGTGTTAAATAACTCTGTATTTGTTCTCAGTTTACAGTTTGGTAAGTAGCGAACTTTGATTGCGCAGGGTTATAATCTCAGTTGTTATCACTTTTATACTAGGGACCCAAAACGTAGAACTTCAGCTGGTTTATTAATTGTTAAAATTTCTTTTCGTTGAGTTATTTTGTGAAATATAAATAACCTCGTATGTGTCACCTAAAACatctaaattaaaaagtttaaaggACTTTCATCGGGCACGTGCACTGGTGCATACCTACTTAGATAAAATCAACCCCCCTCAATCTTAATCTACACCGGCCtaaataaaatacagggtgtttggcgcatcgtgtgccaaaatgatttggcggatagaatgggtcatttcctatattttcagcccccataacacgttccatgtcaggcggctacttttatattaagttttttagtaatttcaccaaaatacccaaatcgcatcatttaatttcgatttaaaaaaaaactactaagcgtagcctcaaagtaaatattttgttttgacgtgcattgatatagggttgcatcaaatctaaagttactggcaaatatcatctagtttttttttaattcagctttgaacttttccgaaaagttaaaaatggactgaacatttaagtttacatggctataaattttttttaaaagagatagcgatcttcggattttatcaaaacttctctagtctatccccattcaaacggtatactaatcttgtttaaataataacaacaacttcacaaattccctaaattagtgcattgattctattcggactgatttgcgaaatttgtgtttatagcccctttttgtgtgaataacacgttaaatacctacaggtaaaaaatatttatcttatgcaatgtaaaaaactttttctctatcgtttttcaatgtggatttcttgaaattaaagacgaaaataattattttgatcgtttattaattattacaaattttgttcaaaatgtccgcctcggcaacgtatacactaagtaacgacatcttcttctaatttagactggccctatacagtggcctgcacgttccccagacctaactccgttagatttttacgtctggggacgaggtaatgaactggtgtacgtaacggaagttcaaacattagaagaactacaacaacgaatagaaaacgcctttatagtaataaaaagagaaatgaggctgcatacgacaacagtcgaagatgtcgtgagtgtatacgttgccgaggcggacattttgaacaaaatttgtaataattaataaacgatcaaaataattattttcgtctttaatttcaagaaatccacgttgaaaaacgatagggaaaaagtttttacattgcataagataaatatttttacctgtaggtatttaacgtgttattcacacaaaaaggggctataaacacaaatttcgcaaatcagtccgaatagagtcaatgcactaatttagggaatttgtgaagttgttgttattatttaaacaagattagtataccgtttgaatggggatagactagagaagttttgataaaatccgaagatcgctatctcttttaaaaaattttttatagccatgtaaacttaaatgttcagtccatttttaacttttcggaaaagttcaaagctgaattaaaataaaaatagatgatatttgccagtaaatttagatttgatgcaaccctatatcaatgcacgtcaaaacaaaatatttactttgaggctacgcttagtattttttttaaatcgaaattaaatgatgcgatttgggtattttggtgaaattactaaaaaacttaatataaaagtagccgcctgacatggaacgtgttatgggggctgaaaatataggaaatgacccattctatccgccaaatcattttggcacacgatgcgccaaacaccctgtattacatatttttagtgTTGTGGATGACATGCATGTTTTTCTATGCCTAATATCACAGTTATGTGATAATTACTTGCGTCATGTTGAGATTAGTTATTACTGCGTCGCGATATGCCGGTACCATAGTGTGGCATACCTAACAAGCCTCTATCATGAGATATTTTAGAGGCTACCGTTTCAAAATCTCTTATTTAACATGTAAGCCGCGGCAAAGCCTCTCTGCATACTTTGCATAACGACATTAAAAACAAAGCACAAATTCCCTGGTGTATAAGCTTTGCTAATCGCAAACGTGAGGTAAATTTTTTAGAAGCTTGGGAAAGTTGTAACGCATAATTTTCATTAAGTTTAACCCATCTTAGCGTGAAGTAACTGCTATACATACCTATAAATGGTCTTACGGGTTAATCTTATCATGTTGACATTAGAGTTACTACTTTTGTTATCTTTGaagcaaatatttattttcatgcaAGTCATACATATTTTCTCTAAGacattaaacacaaataattatgtttcaaCCTTACATCTGAGCTTACCTGTTGAATTTTTCCGCATCAAAGTCATCTGGCAACTTCATTTCTAATTCTTCAGGTTTCACATTGTCCGAAGGTTTTTCCAACGCTTCTTCTGTCAATAACTGATTCACGAACTCTTCCGCTAGaacaaaattaacaatttaattagtaaataaatatcaccGCGGACTGCTGCGGAAACTCGACACGATGTtgtcagattttttttatatgaaaatcctAGGCTTAAGCCGTcagtttctttcttttcagttACACTGAAACACCTGTAGATTTTTTTACATCCAAAGGTAACACAATGGGCTAGAACAATCGCCATCAGTCTATCGTTATCGCAATGTTTGAAAACAATTTGCGAAACAAGAGCAGGTTTTCCAAAATTCTTTAGACGCCGAAGCGGTGACACGGGGCTAGGATGTATCGTGGAAGGATTGTTCTTTCATTCGTTACATTTATATTTCATTTAGTATCATGTGATTgggtaagaaaaaaatattttgatcatTTACGAGACTATATCAACTTAGTGCATCAGTGCTTCTTTGGCTTATTTTGCTGCAAGAACCGGTTTGAGTTATTGCTTTTGCTATTAACCTAGATATTTGCGAcagctaaataaataattattactactaaatcaaaacaattaaattaggCCAGTTctaaccataaagttaataagtATACCTAGTACTGTCTA
Encoded here:
- the LOC135082319 gene encoding uncharacterized protein LOC135082319; translated protein: MALSAEEFVNQLLTEEALEKPSDNVKPEELEMKLPDDFDAEKFNRGRRFYWDHSYSFSTSMLLGLVAVFAVPSILKILVSTRRSNSTYTAYKRYLSTLLHTITWFEHDLKPGSRSWKSLYAVRSRHVRAGMAAKLKGLGVVSQRDVALTQFGFIGFSVLKPDKLGIRQLREGDWEAYNYFWHVIGYMIGLEDRYNICRKTFDETREVCQLLLDRVYTPCLENVPEYFEHAARVMLDGMWSVNPTVDEEATLYFCRYLADVPGYIYTEDERVKLQDKLKKHLKGKQPDTGVDSKLLMSKPGVDGLPDLPPRLLYVQDYDSLDSAPHFKRLSFRGKYKLAFNFIAAVLYTTYLGRLYFNWNFLYSLFLMKYFPYLAFFRFGIKASLINIFEEDPTDDTSLIPNAEYYNKKKVDEPWYKILWSIIWW